TTATTTTTACCAGCAAAAGGAAATCGATTTCCCATAGCAATAGACAGAGGAAACTGAATATAGTTCTAAGCAGCTATATTTAAGTATATAAAAATCTAATGTTGAAAGGGGTACTATGATGAAAACAGCAACCATGAAAACAGCAACAGGAATTATTTTAACGGCAGCAGTTCTGGGAGCACTGACAGGGTGCACGAAGATGTCTGAGACGACAGCAGAAACAGCGGCAATGGCGGCTGCCTCAGATGCACCAAAGGGCGGAGCGGACGCGGACACTGCGGCTAAAGCCGCAATCAAACTAATTGGAGCCCATGTCAATACGACAGACAGCTCCTATCAGGCGGGATTTGAAGCGATGAAGGAAAAGCTGGAAGAGATTTCAGGCGAAACCATGACAGTCGAAATCCATCCCAATGGGGAACTTGGAGGGAATGAGGCGGAGCTGGTTGAGAAAATGGCTACGGGTACGGTCGATATGATCGTGGCTTCCCCCAATTTTGTCGCGACCACAGGGGTAAAGGAAGCGGATCTGTTCTCAATTCCTTTTCTTTACACAGGGCTGGAACACTGGAATGCGGTAGTTGACGGTGAGGTGGGACAGGCTATTTCTGGCAGGATCAATGCCGCAGGCACGCTTCATTCCCTGGGTTACTGGAGCTGTGGAACCAGAGAGTATTTCGGCGTGAAGGCAATCCATACGCTGGAGGATCTGAAAAATGTGAAAATCCGGGTCCAGGATTCCGATGCAGTGCGTTCTGTGTGGAGCGCGCTTGGAGCCAACCCCACTACACTGGCCTACAATGAGCTTTACAGCGGGCTGCAGAATAATGTCATTGACGCTGCGGAAAATGATCTCGGCAATATCCTTTTACAGAAGTTTTATGAAGCTGGTCCATATGTTTCGCTGACGGATCATGATATTGCCACAAGAATGTTTTTAATTGGGGCGCAGAAATATAATGGATTGACAGACGAGCAGAGAGCCTGGGTCGATGAAGCTGCCGAATATGCCTGTGTTGAGCAGAGGAAGTTTGATCAGGCATTGAACAATGAGGCGTTGGAGCAGATTAAGGCCAACGGCGGGATTGTCAATGAAGTGGACAAGGAGAGCCTGATTGCGGCGTGTGCGGATGCCAGGGAAACAGCAGCAGAAAAGCTTGGGGCCGCTGACCTGTATCAGATGGTGAATGAGGCAGCCCGCTAAGTAAAAGCAAATCCACAATGATTAACAGGGGAGGGTACCATGCTGTGATGCCGGTATGCCCTCTCCTGCTGAACGGAGGATCAGGATATGAAGAAAATATGCGACATGATAGAAAAGGGAATGTACGGTGTGGGAATGCTTGCGGTTGCCGTATTTTTTATCTGTACAACAGTCCAGGTATGTTCTCGGGTCTTTGGATTTCAGGCGGCATTTACGGAGGAGGTTGCCAATACTGCGTTGGCCTGGTGCTGCTTTATCGGCGCGGCTCCTATGGTGCGTTCCAATGAACATTTCCGTTTCACTGCATTGACGGAGAAATTAAAGGGGAAGGCGTTCTTTTTGGATGAAGCTGCGTGCCTGTTTTTCGTGTTTGTATTCAACATGTTTGTAGCTTTCTATGGAATTCTTCTTGTAAAACAGTTTTCAGCGTGGCAGATGACAACACTTCCGGTGAGCAAAGGCTGGTGCTGGCTTTGTGTACCTGTATTTGGCATTGCGGCATCCATGTTTTCACTGGAAAATTTGACAGGGCATATTAAGAAGCCAAACAGGCGCAGTCTGACAGATGCGGTTGATGAGGCCATGAAGGAGGTGGATTTATGATTTTTGTGCTGGTAGGGGCCTTCCTTGTCCTTTTATTTATGGGGGTGCCAATTGCTTATATACTTGGGCTAGTAGCGTTGCTCGGAATCTCTCAGCTTGGTTCTATTTCCATGATTACCGTGGTACAGAAAATGTTTACGGGACTTAACAGTTTTACTCTGCTGGCTGTTCCCTTGTTTGTTTTGGCAGCCAATATCATGAACCGGGCTAAAATCAGTGAAAAGCTGATCCAGTTCTGCAATGGGATCGTAGGGAGGTTTCCGGGGGGACTGGCGTATGCCAATGTGCTGGTATCCATGTTATTTGCGGGGATTTCCGGTTCCTCCCAGGCTGACACGGCCGGTATTGGGTCCATATTGATTCCGGCAATGGAAAAGGAGGGCTATCGGCAGGAAACCTCGGTCGGGGTTACGGCTGCGTCCTCTACTATCGGCATTGTGATCCCGCCCTCCATTCCAATGGTCGTATATGCTTCCGTAGCCGGCGCGTCGATCGGAGCGTTGTTTCTGGGCGGCGTTGTCCCTGGAATATTAATCGGCGGGGGACAGATGCTTGTTATTTATCTGGGCAATAAAAAGTACCATTATCCCAAGCAGCCGCCCATGTCGTTGAAAGCATTTGCCAAACTGGCCGTAACCTGCCTGCCGCCGGTGCTGACACCGGTTATTATTATCGGCGGTGTGATCGGCGGGATATGCACGGCTACTGAGTCGGCCGCCGTTGCCTGTATTTATGCGATTATCCTTGGGGTATTTGTCTTTAAAAACTTAAGCTTAAAGGATATTAAGCCATTGCTTTACGACACGCTCCGGACCAGCGCCACCTCGCTGTTTGCCCTTGCGACTGCAAATGCATTAGGCCAGCTGCTCAGCTATTATAATGTGGGAGTCCTGGTGCAGCAGATGTTTGCTGATCATTTCCCCTATAAATGGCAGTTCCTTCTTGCCCTGATTGCATTCTATCTGTTTCTTGGCACATTTATGGATGCGATTCCGGCAATGATCCTGTTTGTTCCGGTCCTTATGCCGGTAGCGACAGCGTTTGGCATCACACCGGTTCAGTTAGGGCTTATTATTGTCATTACGCTGGCTATTGGACAGGTCACGCCTCCCTATGGGCTGTGTCTGCTGATTGCAGGGCGTATATCGGGGATGAGTGTGCAAAAGTCATTCCGGGCAGTGCTTCCCTATATTGCGGTATCCGTGATCGTAGTGATTTTGATCGCATTTTTGCCGGATGTTGCATTTACGCTTCCGAAAATGATGAAGCCTGAATGGTTTTAAAATAACTGGATTGTGAGGATAAAATATGAATAAGATGAAAGTGGCAGTGGTGACCCTGGGAGACAGCCGAAAGGAGTTTTACAAAAAGCGCAGGCATATTGCGGACGCGGAGATTGAGAAAGTAAAGGCAGCATTTGGAGACCAGTATGATCTGTTTCTGCCACCGATCGTATTTGACGCAGAGGAAGGACTGGCTGTGGCAGATGAGATCAGGCAAAGGGGGATCCGGGCTGTCATTCTGCACCTTCCAATTTGGGCCACGCCGTCCCTGGCGTTCCGCATCGCATACGCAACGGATTATCCGGTACTTTTGCTTGGTAATTTGCAAAGAGACACCTCCAGTCTTGTGACACTTCTTGCGGTAGCGGGGATGTTGGATCAAACGGGGAAAAAATGTATCAGGGTGTCTGGTGAGTACAGGGATTTAAAGCTTCAGCAAAAGGTGGATGCGTTTATCCGGGGGATTTCTGTGACCGAGGGGATACGCAGATCCAGCTATGGCATGATTGGAGGCAGAAGTATTGGGATTGGCACTACAGTGGCAGATCCCAGCCAGTGGCAAAAGCAGTTCGGCGTGGAATTCGACCATTGTGATCAGTATGAGATTGTTTACAGAGCAGCGGCAATTGAGAATGACCGTGTGAAACAACATCTGCAATGGGTGAAGGCGTATAGTTCCCTGGCGGGTTATTCCGGTAAGTTTACGGAAGAAACGCTGGAACTGCAGGTGAGAAGCTACCTTGCACTGAAGGATATGGCGGCAGAAAAGAAATATGATTTTATGGGAATCAAGTGTCAGCAAGACATG
This portion of the Clostridium sp. AN503 genome encodes:
- a CDS encoding TRAP transporter large permease; the encoded protein is MIFVLVGAFLVLLFMGVPIAYILGLVALLGISQLGSISMITVVQKMFTGLNSFTLLAVPLFVLAANIMNRAKISEKLIQFCNGIVGRFPGGLAYANVLVSMLFAGISGSSQADTAGIGSILIPAMEKEGYRQETSVGVTAASSTIGIVIPPSIPMVVYASVAGASIGALFLGGVVPGILIGGGQMLVIYLGNKKYHYPKQPPMSLKAFAKLAVTCLPPVLTPVIIIGGVIGGICTATESAAVACIYAIILGVFVFKNLSLKDIKPLLYDTLRTSATSLFALATANALGQLLSYYNVGVLVQQMFADHFPYKWQFLLALIAFYLFLGTFMDAIPAMILFVPVLMPVATAFGITPVQLGLIIVITLAIGQVTPPYGLCLLIAGRISGMSVQKSFRAVLPYIAVSVIVVILIAFLPDVAFTLPKMMKPEWF
- a CDS encoding TRAP transporter substrate-binding protein, which gives rise to MMKTATMKTATGIILTAAVLGALTGCTKMSETTAETAAMAAASDAPKGGADADTAAKAAIKLIGAHVNTTDSSYQAGFEAMKEKLEEISGETMTVEIHPNGELGGNEAELVEKMATGTVDMIVASPNFVATTGVKEADLFSIPFLYTGLEHWNAVVDGEVGQAISGRINAAGTLHSLGYWSCGTREYFGVKAIHTLEDLKNVKIRVQDSDAVRSVWSALGANPTTLAYNELYSGLQNNVIDAAENDLGNILLQKFYEAGPYVSLTDHDIATRMFLIGAQKYNGLTDEQRAWVDEAAEYACVEQRKFDQALNNEALEQIKANGGIVNEVDKESLIAACADARETAAEKLGAADLYQMVNEAAR
- a CDS encoding TRAP transporter small permease subunit, which encodes MKKICDMIEKGMYGVGMLAVAVFFICTTVQVCSRVFGFQAAFTEEVANTALAWCCFIGAAPMVRSNEHFRFTALTEKLKGKAFFLDEAACLFFVFVFNMFVAFYGILLVKQFSAWQMTTLPVSKGWCWLCVPVFGIAASMFSLENLTGHIKKPNRRSLTDAVDEAMKEVDL
- a CDS encoding L-fucose/L-arabinose isomerase family protein gives rise to the protein MNKMKVAVVTLGDSRKEFYKKRRHIADAEIEKVKAAFGDQYDLFLPPIVFDAEEGLAVADEIRQRGIRAVILHLPIWATPSLAFRIAYATDYPVLLLGNLQRDTSSLVTLLAVAGMLDQTGKKCIRVSGEYRDLKLQQKVDAFIRGISVTEGIRRSSYGMIGGRSIGIGTTVADPSQWQKQFGVEFDHCDQYEIVYRAAAIENDRVKQHLQWVKAYSSLAGYSGKFTEETLELQVRSYLALKDMAAEKKYDFMGIKCQQDMSDHFVLQCLGVALLNNHYDADGEKQPIPTSCECDCDGALTMRILSLCAEGAPSCLLDIKFFDEASKEFVLANCGSVAPYFANPDDREDALKKTVLMPHIFGEAGGASLQMIAKPGAVTVARLFRSNGNYVLGCFEGTTKMYPVEKLKETTYCYPHAFVEADVDYQAFYQKINSNHLHMVYGNYAKVLEMFCDMTGIEYLCFNK